From a single bacterium genomic region:
- a CDS encoding methyltransferase domain-containing protein, with amino-acid sequence MPQKLNLQVDACDVSDFQGKLRFNFTRRFVASGITEPGEVLSIGPENAFDQAMAGVFQLGYNSTTGDLDREWRAPEKPYAYVFCFEVIEHLMNPLHFLETLQRYLQPGTRIFLSTPRRPHAFWNNQHFHEYDTLRFTHLLTSAGYEVVRHEARVTWYHPLFYLSGLRPFLRLTVGRSKTHLYELRSTAKR; translated from the coding sequence ATGCCGCAAAAACTGAATCTACAAGTGGACGCCTGCGATGTCAGCGATTTCCAGGGCAAACTCCGTTTCAATTTTACGCGCCGGTTCGTGGCCTCCGGCATCACCGAGCCTGGCGAAGTGCTCTCCATCGGGCCGGAAAATGCTTTCGACCAAGCCATGGCCGGAGTCTTTCAGCTTGGGTATAATTCAACCACCGGCGACCTCGACCGGGAGTGGCGCGCTCCCGAGAAGCCATATGCCTATGTCTTTTGCTTTGAGGTGATCGAGCACCTGATGAATCCGCTCCATTTCCTCGAGACGCTGCAGCGCTATCTGCAACCTGGAACCCGCATCTTTTTATCGACGCCGCGCCGGCCCCACGCCTTCTGGAACAACCAGCATTTTCACGAGTATGACACCCTGCGATTCACCCATCTGCTCACTTCTGCCGGTTATGAAGTGGTGCGGCATGAAGCGCGTGTGACCTGGTATCATCCCCTCTTCTATTTGAGCGGGCTGCGTCCCTTTCTGCGCCTGACCGTCGGCCGCAGCAAGACTCATCTCTATGAACTGCGGTCGACAGCGAAGCGATGA